A genome region from Labilibaculum antarcticum includes the following:
- a CDS encoding iron-containing alcohol dehydrogenase, producing MAKFKVPKEIFHGLGSLENLKGLTGKKAVIVIGGSSVKANGSLERTENYLKEAGISTVVFSGVEPDPSIETVLKGAEFFTQEQPDVIVGLGGCSSIDAAKAMWIYYEYPDSKLEELAAPFAVKPMRNKAYFVAIPSTSGTGTEVTGLSVITDREKGTKYPIVSHELTPDVAIIDGDLCASMPKHVTANTGLDVLSHGVEAYVSNIADRYNDALAKGAIDLVFKTLPTVIEEPNNLEARQAMHDASCMAGMAFTNVWLGIVHSMSHQIGGTFGIPHGCGNAILMPNVIRFNSKVTNKYSELAALSGRTSAEEFAQEVSKLRASVGVVGSIKEYGVSQEEWDAKLDVLTQNAMDDPCTLFNPRKPKFEEIKAIFQACYEGRAITL from the coding sequence ATGGCAAAATTTAAAGTACCAAAAGAAATTTTTCACGGACTAGGTAGCCTTGAAAATCTAAAAGGATTAACAGGGAAAAAAGCGGTTATCGTAATCGGTGGTAGCTCTGTAAAAGCAAACGGATCTCTAGAAAGAACAGAAAACTACTTGAAAGAAGCAGGTATATCAACAGTTGTGTTCTCGGGTGTTGAACCTGATCCTTCAATTGAAACTGTATTGAAAGGTGCTGAGTTCTTTACTCAGGAGCAACCAGATGTTATTGTTGGTTTGGGCGGTTGTTCGTCTATCGACGCAGCAAAAGCAATGTGGATCTACTACGAGTATCCAGATTCAAAACTGGAAGAATTGGCAGCTCCATTTGCTGTGAAACCAATGCGTAACAAAGCCTATTTTGTAGCAATTCCTTCTACAAGTGGCACGGGTACTGAAGTGACAGGTCTTTCTGTTATTACTGACAGAGAAAAAGGAACTAAATACCCAATTGTATCTCACGAGTTAACACCTGATGTTGCAATTATTGATGGTGATTTATGTGCAAGCATGCCTAAGCATGTAACCGCTAACACAGGATTGGATGTTTTAAGTCATGGCGTAGAGGCTTATGTTTCTAATATTGCTGACCGTTATAATGATGCGTTGGCAAAAGGTGCTATTGATCTTGTATTCAAAACTCTACCGACTGTTATTGAAGAACCAAATAATTTAGAAGCTCGCCAGGCAATGCACGATGCTTCCTGTATGGCAGGTATGGCATTTACAAACGTATGGTTGGGGATTGTTCACTCTATGTCTCACCAAATTGGTGGTACTTTCGGTATTCCTCACGGATGTGGTAACGCTATTTTGATGCCGAATGTGATTCGTTTCAACTCTAAAGTAACTAACAAATACAGTGAGCTTGCAGCTTTATCAGGAAGAACAAGTGCAGAAGAGTTTGCACAAGAAGTATCAAAACTTCGTGCATCAGTGGGTGTTGTGGGTTCTATTAAAGAATATGGTGTTAGCCAGGAAGAATGGGATGCGAAATTGGATGTACTAACACAGAATGCAATGGATGATCCTTGTACTCTTTTCAACCCTAGAAAACCAAAATTCGAAGAGATCAAAGCGATCTTCCAAGCTTGTTACGAAGGAAGAGCGATTACTTTGTAA
- a CDS encoding sulfide/dihydroorotate dehydrogenase-like FAD/NAD-binding protein, translated as MNKIVEKENFSEKVVKIVVEAPLIAKARKPGNFVIVRVGEKGERIPLTIAGADIAKGTITIIVQKMGVSSTKLCDLKVGEYITDLVGPLGKPTEIHNVGTVLCCGGGVGVAPLLPIVEGYKKAGNRVITVIAARSKDLLILEDEMRKNSDELIVMTDDGSHGRKGLVTEGMEEVIKREKVDECITIGPAIMMKFCSLLTKKYEIPTMASLNSIMVDGTGMCGACRVTVDGKTKFTCVDGPEFDAHKIDFDEMMSRLGGYKEEEKDKMDHFEN; from the coding sequence ATGAACAAGATAGTTGAAAAAGAGAATTTTTCAGAAAAGGTTGTTAAGATTGTAGTTGAGGCACCTTTAATTGCCAAGGCTCGCAAGCCTGGTAATTTTGTAATTGTAAGAGTTGGTGAAAAAGGGGAACGTATTCCCTTGACTATTGCTGGCGCTGATATTGCAAAAGGGACCATTACCATTATCGTTCAGAAAATGGGCGTGTCGTCTACAAAGTTGTGCGATCTTAAGGTTGGAGAATATATAACTGATTTGGTTGGCCCCTTAGGCAAACCGACTGAAATACATAATGTTGGTACTGTGCTTTGTTGCGGTGGTGGTGTTGGCGTAGCGCCTTTACTTCCAATTGTTGAAGGATATAAAAAAGCAGGTAATCGTGTAATTACTGTTATCGCTGCAAGATCAAAAGATCTTTTGATTCTGGAAGATGAGATGCGCAAAAATTCCGATGAGCTTATCGTGATGACTGATGATGGATCGCATGGAAGAAAAGGTTTGGTTACCGAAGGTATGGAAGAGGTGATTAAGCGTGAGAAAGTCGATGAGTGCATAACCATTGGTCCTGCCATTATGATGAAATTTTGTTCCTTGTTAACCAAGAAATATGAAATTCCTACTATGGCTAGTTTAAATAGTATTATGGTTGACGGAACTGGTATGTGCGGTGCATGTAGGGTTACTGTTGATGGTAAAACGAAGTTCACTTGCGTGGATGGACCTGAGTTTGATGCTCATAAAATTGATTTTGACGAAATGATGTCGAGATTAGGAGGTTATAAGGAAGAAGAAAAAGACAAAATGGATCATTTTGAGAATTAA
- the gltA gene encoding NADPH-dependent glutamate synthase, with protein MERSEEYIKNERKKEWRVELQKLTKAKDRMSIERVQMTEMAPEERIKSQRVEVNMGLTKEQAMLEATRCMDCANPTCMEGCPVSINIPKFIKNIERGDILEAASVLKETSALPAVCGRVCPQEAQCEERCFYVEKLNLKSVAIGHLERFAADFERESGVISVPKLAEPNGVQVAVIGSGPSGLSFAGDMAKLGYDVTVFEALHEIGGVLKYGIPEFRLPNAVVDVEIENLRKMGVKFITNYIVGQTASLDDLKKEGYKAFYVGSGAGLPRFMNIPGENSNGIMSSNEYLTRVNLMGADSEESDTPILRGKNVVVVGGGNTAMDSVRTAKRLGAERAIIVYRRSEEEMPARAEEVHHAKQEGIEFLTLTNPIEYIADENRRVKQIRVQKMELGEPDSSGRRRPVPIEGSEYTIDATVVIVAVGVSPNPLIPNSVEGLEVSKWGTIEVVKDKMQSSIPELFAGGDIVRGGATVILAMGDGRKAAANMDVYLKEKYMSKKVEL; from the coding sequence ATGGAAAGGTCTGAAGAATATATAAAAAACGAACGTAAAAAAGAGTGGAGAGTCGAACTCCAAAAATTAACAAAAGCCAAAGATCGCATGTCGATCGAAAGGGTTCAAATGACAGAAATGGCTCCTGAAGAGCGCATTAAATCGCAACGTGTTGAGGTGAATATGGGTCTGACTAAAGAGCAGGCAATGTTAGAGGCAACACGTTGTATGGATTGCGCTAACCCAACCTGCATGGAGGGATGTCCGGTAAGCATTAATATTCCTAAGTTTATTAAGAATATTGAACGCGGAGACATATTGGAAGCGGCATCTGTTTTAAAAGAAACAAGTGCTTTGCCTGCCGTTTGTGGTCGTGTTTGTCCACAGGAAGCGCAGTGTGAGGAGAGATGTTTTTACGTTGAAAAATTGAACCTGAAATCAGTAGCAATTGGTCATTTAGAGCGGTTTGCTGCTGATTTTGAAAGAGAATCGGGTGTGATTTCGGTTCCTAAATTGGCTGAACCGAATGGTGTTCAAGTAGCCGTTATTGGTTCTGGACCATCAGGACTGTCTTTTGCTGGTGATATGGCGAAATTGGGTTATGATGTAACAGTTTTCGAAGCTCTGCATGAAATTGGTGGTGTGTTGAAATACGGTATTCCTGAATTCCGCTTGCCAAATGCCGTTGTTGATGTAGAGATTGAGAATTTACGCAAGATGGGTGTTAAATTTATCACCAATTATATCGTTGGTCAAACAGCAAGTTTGGATGATTTAAAGAAAGAAGGATACAAAGCATTCTATGTAGGTAGTGGTGCTGGTTTACCTCGTTTTATGAATATTCCAGGTGAGAATTCTAACGGAATTATGTCATCAAACGAATATTTAACCCGTGTAAATTTAATGGGAGCAGATTCTGAAGAATCAGATACGCCTATTTTACGTGGTAAAAATGTTGTAGTTGTTGGTGGTGGTAATACCGCTATGGATTCGGTTCGTACTGCAAAACGATTAGGTGCTGAAAGAGCAATTATTGTTTATCGTCGTTCTGAAGAAGAAATGCCTGCTCGTGCTGAAGAAGTTCATCATGCAAAACAAGAGGGAATCGAATTTCTTACCTTAACAAATCCAATTGAATACATTGCTGATGAAAATAGGCGTGTAAAACAAATAAGGGTTCAGAAAATGGAATTGGGAGAGCCAGATTCATCGGGCAGAAGAAGACCTGTTCCAATTGAAGGTTCTGAATATACAATTGATGCAACAGTTGTAATTGTTGCAGTTGGAGTTTCTCCAAATCCATTAATTCCAAATTCGGTTGAAGGATTAGAGGTTTCAAAATGGGGAACTATTGAGGTTGTAAAAGATAAAATGCAATCCTCAATTCCTGAACTTTTTGCAGGAGGAGATATTGTTCGTGGTGGTGCTACTGTTATTTTAGCAATGGGCGATGGTCGTAAAGCTGCTGCAAATATGGATGTTTATTTAAAGGAGAAGTATATGTCTAAAAAAGTAGAACTTTAA
- a CDS encoding ferritin-like domain-containing protein, translating to MKEFNSIEDILDFAINEEQMAADFYTELAGKMKHQEMKDTFEQYALEELGHRAKLEAIKNGKKVQVSETKIADLKIGDYLLDVDVDKSNLTYQEALILAMKKEKIAFRLYNDLASASTDEPSKKLFLMLAQEEAKHKLRFEVEYDSNILKEN from the coding sequence ATGAAAGAATTTAATTCGATAGAAGATATTTTGGATTTTGCCATTAATGAGGAGCAAATGGCTGCTGATTTTTATACAGAACTAGCTGGGAAAATGAAGCATCAGGAGATGAAAGATACTTTTGAGCAATATGCCTTGGAAGAACTTGGTCATCGTGCTAAATTGGAAGCAATTAAGAATGGTAAAAAGGTTCAGGTTTCAGAAACTAAAATTGCTGATTTAAAAATTGGTGATTATTTATTGGATGTAGATGTTGACAAATCAAATCTTACCTATCAGGAAGCTTTGATTCTTGCCATGAAAAAGGAGAAAATTGCCTTTAGATTGTATAACGATCTTGCTTCTGCATCGACAGATGAACCTTCAAAAAAATTATTCCTGATGCTTGCTCAGGAAGAAGCAAAACATAAGCTTCGTTTCGAGGTGGAGTACGATAGTAATATTCTAAAAGAGAATTAG
- a CDS encoding ferritin family protein, which yields MKIFRTFEEIIDYAIEKEMDEIEFYSEIANRMDRENMKGLFRNFALEKTARMLRLEKMKDVKTGFDFDEIQDLKIEGSLEDIDHAKNDLSYQDALIIAMKREKAKFKFYLNMAGSALNKECKDTFIALANEEARQKLKIEIEYDEHILLEN from the coding sequence ATGAAAATTTTTAGGACATTTGAGGAAATTATCGATTATGCCATTGAAAAGGAGATGGATGAAATTGAGTTTTATTCTGAAATTGCCAATCGAATGGACAGGGAAAATATGAAAGGTCTTTTTCGGAATTTTGCTCTGGAAAAAACTGCTAGAATGCTTCGTTTGGAGAAGATGAAGGACGTGAAAACTGGATTTGATTTTGATGAAATTCAGGATCTGAAGATTGAAGGGAGTTTGGAGGATATAGATCATGCAAAAAATGATTTGTCCTATCAGGATGCTTTGATAATAGCTATGAAAAGGGAAAAGGCTAAATTTAAATTTTATTTGAATATGGCAGGCAGTGCGTTAAATAAAGAATGCAAAGATACATTCATAGCATTGGCAAATGAAGAGGCTCGACAAAAATTGAAAATTGAAATAGAATATGACGAACATATTCTATTGGAGAATTGA